In the genome of Marispirochaeta sp., one region contains:
- a CDS encoding Rnf-Nqr domain containing protein, with product MMDWGLAMAIFFGAIFTNNILLTNYLGMCSFLSVSREIKTSLGLGTAVTFVMATTSLLNYLVYHFILDPLGLTYLRFIVFIIVIAAFVQLVEMIIERVSEPLYASLGIFLPLITVNCAILGVSLFMVIREYTMLSSFFYGLGSGLGWWLAIMAMAGIRQKLAKAKVPRGLEGAGITLIITGMMALAFMGFTGMININ from the coding sequence ATGATGGACTGGGGACTGGCAATGGCAATATTTTTCGGCGCCATTTTTACCAATAATATACTTCTTACCAATTATTTGGGGATGTGCTCTTTCTTAAGTGTTTCCCGGGAAATCAAGACCTCCCTGGGACTGGGAACGGCGGTGACCTTTGTTATGGCAACTACCAGTCTGTTGAATTATCTGGTGTACCACTTTATTCTAGATCCCCTGGGACTTACCTATCTGCGGTTTATCGTATTCATTATTGTGATCGCAGCCTTTGTTCAGCTTGTGGAGATGATAATCGAGCGGGTTTCCGAACCCCTCTATGCCTCGCTGGGAATCTTCCTCCCCCTGATCACCGTCAACTGTGCTATTCTGGGTGTGAGCCTTTTTATGGTGATCCGGGAGTATACCATGCTTTCCAGTTTTTTCTATGGTCTCGGGTCGGGGCTCGGCTGGTGGCTTGCAATAATGGCTATGGCAGGAATCCGGCAGAAGCTGGCCAAGGCGAAGGTCCCCCGTGGACTGGAGGGTGCCGGAATCACATTGATTATCACCGGCATGATGGCCCTGGCCTTTATGGGTTTTACCGGCATGATCAACATCAATTAA
- a CDS encoding RnfABCDGE type electron transport complex subunit D, which produces MAKINSVIQKQPIMLKVVYALIPLVIASVYFYGWRSLAVLAVVNVVGFLAEYLFVRGGKQKVSSAVFVTNFLFALSLPPTIPFWIAAVGIAFGVVFGKMVFGGFGRNVFNPAISGRAFIYASFGYHLSSRFVQPVGGVLGGFVAWQPAVDTVSQATPLVDLAAGKAVPFMDLLVGSTAGSLGETSAVLIIITGLILMIQKTASWHIVVPGLLGFIGMQSILFFSGVQGTIAPHYALFAGSILFGMMYMATDPVSSAQTTNLGRWIYGAFIGILTVLIRTFSIWPEGITFAILLANMFAPLLNYTIVENRKRLKAKAEGAV; this is translated from the coding sequence ATGGCAAAAATAAATAGCGTTATCCAGAAGCAGCCAATCATGCTCAAGGTTGTTTATGCTCTGATACCCCTGGTGATCGCTTCAGTCTATTTTTACGGCTGGCGCTCTCTCGCGGTTTTAGCGGTGGTGAATGTCGTTGGTTTTCTTGCGGAGTATCTCTTTGTTCGGGGGGGCAAACAGAAGGTTTCATCTGCGGTTTTCGTAACCAATTTTCTCTTCGCTCTCTCCCTTCCTCCTACGATTCCATTCTGGATTGCCGCGGTAGGCATAGCCTTCGGGGTTGTTTTCGGAAAAATGGTTTTCGGCGGTTTTGGCCGCAATGTGTTTAATCCTGCGATTTCCGGACGGGCATTTATCTACGCGAGTTTCGGCTATCACCTCTCTTCGCGTTTTGTTCAGCCCGTCGGAGGGGTTCTGGGAGGCTTTGTTGCCTGGCAGCCTGCGGTTGATACTGTTTCTCAAGCCACGCCGCTGGTCGATCTTGCAGCGGGAAAAGCAGTTCCCTTCATGGACCTCCTGGTCGGTTCCACCGCCGGTTCTCTGGGGGAAACATCCGCTGTATTGATTATTATAACCGGTCTTATTCTTATGATACAGAAGACAGCTTCCTGGCATATTGTAGTGCCGGGGCTTCTCGGGTTTATTGGAATGCAGAGTATCCTGTTCTTTTCCGGTGTTCAGGGGACGATCGCACCTCACTACGCTCTTTTTGCAGGAAGCATTCTCTTTGGTATGATGTACATGGCTACGGACCCCGTTTCCTCTGCTCAGACGACCAACCTGGGGCGCTGGATCTACGGCGCCTTTATCGGAATTCTGACGGTCCTGATACGGACCTTCTCCATATGGCCGGAAGGGATTACCTTTGCAATCTTGCTGGCGAATATGTTTGCCCCGCTTCTTAACTATACAATTGTAGAGAATCGGAAGCGGCTTAAAGCGAAAGCTGAAGGAGCGGTATAA
- a CDS encoding FMN-binding protein, protein MQEVSFFKERVYPILFMVLITVVFISAISGIYLQTASLVEENETIYLKKAVLFSAGISIPETNSEINRVYSEHVKEYMVDGKPGVFEVEGGESYAFRVTGPGLWGEIEALIGFDEDLKTMTGIDFIKQNETPGLGARIEEEWFKIQFRDKTPPFSLVREDKEDTGPDEVNAITGATYTSNYVRDMINDSPGRAAQLLKEVR, encoded by the coding sequence ATGCAGGAGGTATCTTTTTTCAAGGAAAGAGTTTATCCGATTCTGTTCATGGTGCTGATAACTGTTGTGTTCATCTCGGCCATCTCGGGGATCTATCTGCAGACCGCCTCCCTGGTGGAGGAGAACGAGACCATCTACCTTAAAAAGGCGGTCCTCTTTAGTGCGGGGATTTCGATTCCGGAGACTAACAGTGAGATAAACCGGGTTTATAGCGAGCATGTGAAGGAGTATATGGTTGACGGTAAGCCCGGTGTTTTCGAGGTCGAGGGGGGGGAAAGCTATGCTTTTCGTGTCACCGGCCCCGGTCTGTGGGGAGAAATCGAGGCCCTCATCGGCTTTGACGAAGACCTGAAGACCATGACGGGGATAGACTTTATAAAACAGAACGAAACCCCCGGACTCGGTGCCCGTATAGAAGAGGAGTGGTTCAAGATTCAGTTCAGGGACAAAACCCCGCCTTTTTCTCTGGTCCGGGAAGACAAGGAAGATACCGGTCCCGATGAAGTTAACGCCATAACCGGGGCAACCTACACATCAAACTATGTCCGGGACATGATTAACGATAGCCCAGGCCGGGCGGCTCAACTGCTTAAGGAGGTGCGCTGA
- a CDS encoding NADH:ubiquinone reductase (Na(+)-transporting) subunit D, with the protein MARGQAKKVFVGAIGADNPVFAQILGICSTLAVTNNFRNTVVMSLGVLFTTTLSGFTVSLLRKMIPSRVRMMAETLIIASYVIIVDIVLKAYLPDISRQLGPYVGLIITNCIIMGRAEAFALNNPPGISLIDGLASGIGYSYVLLVIAFFRELMGSGTIFGFQVMGDWWINWAIMVMPPGAFFMLAIFIWVVKGVFLKEKEEAKA; encoded by the coding sequence ATGGCCAGAGGTCAGGCCAAGAAAGTATTTGTCGGTGCCATAGGCGCCGATAATCCCGTATTCGCCCAGATCCTGGGGATCTGCTCAACCCTTGCGGTTACCAATAATTTTAGAAACACCGTGGTCATGAGTCTTGGGGTACTTTTTACTACGACCCTGTCGGGATTTACCGTCTCCCTGCTGCGGAAGATGATACCCAGCCGTGTACGGATGATGGCGGAGACCCTCATAATCGCTTCGTATGTAATTATCGTAGATATCGTACTGAAGGCCTATCTGCCGGATATTTCCCGTCAGCTCGGGCCCTATGTTGGGCTGATAATTACCAACTGTATTATTATGGGACGTGCCGAAGCTTTTGCCCTGAACAATCCACCGGGGATTTCCCTGATAGACGGGCTGGCATCAGGCATTGGTTACTCCTATGTCCTGCTTGTAATCGCTTTTTTCCGGGAGCTTATGGGTTCCGGTACAATATTCGGTTTCCAGGTCATGGGGGACTGGTGGATAAACTGGGCTATCATGGTAATGCCTCCGGGGGCCTTTTTCATGCTTGCGATTTTTATCTGGGTTGTTAAGGGCGTATTCCTGAAAGAAAAAGAGGAGGCCAAAGCATGA